Part of the Nicotiana sylvestris chromosome 5, ASM39365v2, whole genome shotgun sequence genome is shown below.
tcacgcaaAAACACCTATAAAAGGTACGAGTACGATTTTCTTCTCTCACTTTCACATTTTTTCTGTGTATTTATCGTTATATCTATGTAAAAAAATCATTTGTTCATTCAAAGCcctagaaaaaaaatcaaaatttgttcttattttcttctttttgttttttgatgTTTATGTTCTCAAAAAGTGTCATGGAATTTGTGTGAGAAATGGCTGAGCTGTGTTGTTCAATGGATGCGGCTGTTAAAACGGAGGAGGAGTTTGAACGGCTTCCGTTGAAACAGCGATTGAAGTTACTTTTAGCCAGCAAGCGTCTTCTGGAATCTTCCAATGTCTTGCAGTGAGTTTTGTTTTCTTATTTTGAAAGCaaatagaagattttttttagctGGTTTAGTTCACACTTCACAGTTTTGGAAattaaagagaaagaaaaagtttTATTGGTTTACTGTGTTAGTTAAGTTCTTATTTGTATGCATAGAATTTTGCTATTTGGAAAGCAAATTTGATGAAGTAGATAAATTTTGTATAGCTGGTTTATAGTGATTAGTTCACAGTTTTGGGAATAAAgagattttttttgttgttgtgcaaACGATGAAATTTTGATTAAAAAAAAGATGAATCTTTCTGTTgttcaaattttttattttttataaccgTTTTGTTCGGGCCAGCTTGGGGGCACCTAGACTAATTCCACGGTACCAACCATCACGCCGGGTAACTCTATTCACTCTGTCTTAAAAggactatttttttttataaccgAGATGTTTATTTGTTTCTACTCAACTTTTCTTTTTGCATAGAATTTGCAATATGTAAAGCAACTTTGATGAAATAGATAACTTTTTTGTAGCTGGTTTACAGTGTTTAGTTCACAGTTTTAGAAattaaagagaaagaaaaaatattgTCGGAAGCAATGATTCTTTTTCCTGTGTAGTTTGTTTAGTTGACAGTTTTGGAAGTAAAAgtaaatgaaaaaagaaatgtACTGCTGTAAAAGGTGAAATTTTATGAAAAAGATTGGAACTTTTACTTTGGGTTTTAGTCTTTAAATCACAGTTTGAAAAAAACCAAACATTTGTGGAATAAAAAGTAGAGATACAATTGAGAAAAGATAAATTTTTGATTGAGAGAAGATGAAGTTCTTGTAGCTGTTTTATTGTGTTATGTTCTcggttttggaaaaagaaaaggaaaacataatATTGCGAGCTGTGGCTTTTGCTTGATCTGCAATTTTAACCGCATCTTTGTTCTTTTTCTTGTATTACTCTAGTGTCAGACTAAATCGAGAAAGTAAGGGCAGGTTAGAAAATTATTGGTTTGTCCAGTATAGGAAGACACGATAATTAACCAGCCAGGAGTGAAGTGGGCTGTTGAGACTATAGTGAAGAATTTTTTTGATCGATAGAGGAAATAACAAAGTGCCGAAGACAAAATAAAACCTTTGAAAAGCTAGCTAAAGAGTAAAGAAGTAGAGCAACCTTCTTTACAGAAGGTTTGCACATTCTCCCACTAGTGCATTCTGCTTGGTCACTGAACTAGTCCAACATAAAATCTCATTCATCTAGAAAAACCAAGTAGAAACTATATTATAAATATATGCAAGCATGTGGCAGTGTTCTCCCAATTGAAGGTAAATTGACCAAAGTCCAGACATACATCAATGTAGAATATGCACATAATTATTTGTTTTTGCCACTGCTTTGGTTGTTATAGTTTGGTGGTACCTCTTGGTGCGTTCCTTCATTAGCTGGGAATATGTTTTAGAACTTTTTCGCTGTAGCATAACAGAAAAGTCTTTCCATTTAGATCCTTACAAAATTTCTGGAAAAAAGTGGTGCACTTTTTGCATTTAACGTTGATGTAACATGTGCAGGACTTCAATTGATACCTTCGTGAAAAAGGAAGATGAACAGTGTGATTCACAGGTATTAAATGATAATTCCTGTTGGAGCCTGAGAGATAGCTTGGTTTTACTCAGTCATGGCTGTGTTGAGTAATCAACTAAAAGAAAGAAAGGCTGAATAATTGATTAAAGGCTTCTTAGTGACTTATTCAGTCCTTTTTTTCTTCTGAAGTATCAACCTTCACTGTGCTGTCCTAAAGTAGTGATTTTTGCTTCTGTGAACTTATTGCTGTTTAACTGTTAATAACTTACTGGATATTCGAACGTACTTTTTGTCTTCTTCTTTAGCGGGAAAAGCAGGCAAAACTGAGGTCTTCTTGCATTATAATCACATGTGCTTAAATTTGGGGTTTATTTTACCTTGTATTACGTTTGTTTGCATGTCGACTAAAGTGAAAAATCTTATGCAGAATCTCCATTCGGCTTATTCGGTTCAACAAGAGAAACTAGAGAGTTTGGCACTGCAACAAAATATTACTGGTAAAGTTTCTCATGCTTGGTGTGCTGGATTGAAGTTTAAAATTCAGATTTTGTTTAATGTGCTTGTTTTAGTTGTGTCATAAGGCCTCAATTTTTAGGACATATTGTCAAGGAGTTCAGTACTCTAATAAGATACTAAAATGTTCAAGTTTGATTGTTATAGAGTAAAATTGTTTGCTCACACTCTTGAATTTGCATGTGTTTAGGTCATGTGCAGCAATGTTTCCAACAAACTGGAGCAACGATGAAAACACTTAAGAATTATATGAATCTTTCTGCAGAAAAAGTTGATACTGTTGAGAGTTCTCCACTTCAACTGTCATTGTCACCAAAGTTTCCCATCAATGTGAAGGTTGAGTGTGTTGAGAACAGCACAGTGAACTCATCCAGTAACCTTGTCAACGATTCATCTAGTGCTGATGGGAAAGAAACCAATAGCAAGAAACCTGATGACTTTTTGGATGATCTTGATTTTGTTGTGCTGAAAGAAAGGCAGAGAATTCTGCATTCAAGGTGCTAATTTTACCTGcataattttttcctttttagatGAGGTGCCTCTGTTCTTAAAACTTGATAATCCATGTCCAATGTAGGTGTTTCCAAATAATAAAATTCTAAAATTTCTATTAACTACTTTGTCAACTTATACATGTTTGAAGTCTCTAATGTTTTAGAAAGCATTGGATCTCATGCTTCTTGCTTCAATTATAGGAAAGTGCAATGCTTGAAGACGTCAATTTTAGAGGTAATTGCCTATAACTATCTCTTCATGATTTAGGTTGTATGACATTTTATTTGATGCAATAGTTGTACAACTTGTGGAATGAAAGGAAGATACTTCAGGGAAATGAGAGATATTATTAAGTTATATCCATTGTATCTCTCTTAGCTAAGATCCCTTTGTTTGAAGGGTTGTCGATTTGGTCATTGGAATAAGAAAAGGCCATGGGTTGTACCCAGTCTGAAACCAAGTCGATTTATATTTAATGTCGGATCATGAGAAAATAATAGTGGGGCCAAAGAGTTTGAAGGATGAAAACGTATCAGATACTTTTCCTGTCCCTCTTGGTGTTAATCTGTTGGAAGTTAAGCATATGCAGTGATAGGTTATTGCTTTTTTTGGTTACTTGTTAATGCTTTCATGAAGATAGAAAATAAGCAAATCTTATGATTAGATTGAGTATCGGCACTGCCAAGTGATTACATTCTTTATCCGTCCTTTAAAATCTGATCCTCTTTTCGTTCTATATGGGTTGAAAGAAAAACTTGCCCTTAAGTTTGTGGTCATCTGATATCAAATCGGTATGTCAATCTTCCATCCTTCTTTTTCTACCTATTTGAAATGTATTATTCGTAAACTTAGGACTTGATTTTGGCGATTATGCTAGCGTTATGCCATCCTTGTAAGACTTGCTTTATACTGCATAGCTATTCTACATTCACATGATTGCTTTATAATGCAGTTCTTTACCCTTAATGTTCTCTCTAATTATTCTTCAACCAGAATGTATTTTCAAGATGAGAATGCAAATTTTTTTTGCTAAAGCAAAGTATTTGTGCTTCACAATTGTGTTAGTTGCCTTGACAATTCGTGTGGCTGGTTATTTGTGCTCTGCAGCCATTGCAAACTGTGTGCTACAATGTTAGATACTTAGAGAAATTCTTTTCCTAGCTTCTGGGGCTGCTTATTTTTGCCCTGAATTATAAGCAACAAAGTAAATAATATtattctgtattttctttttcccctctTGTAAGCATGTTCTTACATCTTACTACTAGGCATTTCGCTTTGATACTTAGCTATAAAAGTTGGTATGTGATCGACCTTAGCTCAGGGAAGAGAAAGGGGAGCATCCCTCTTGGTTGCTGGTTCAAGTCCAGCAGGTCGAATCCTATGTCTGTTGCAGAACATTTTACATCCATGTGTCAGTCTGGAATGTGGTTCTtctatgttattattattattatgaaaaTGCTGCATCCCTTAAAATAGTGTACATTGTCACCTTCTTCATCAAAAAATTACATTATGACCTAAATAGTTTTCTCTTTCTCTTCATCTCTCCTGCCTATCAGACGAGGAGGGAAGAAGCTACAGGAATTGTGTCTTTGATCCTTTCGGAAATACTTATTGACAAATCTCTTACCCAACCTAACTGCTTTTCTGTTGGATAACTTTCTCCGGGGAGGAAGGAGAAGTGGGGGAAAATGTCAGTTATGTTACTGCCTATTTGAATCTTGTTATTTTCGTTTAATAAGTTAACTGTAGAAGTTGCCTATTTCTGTATATTGTGCAGGATAAACCTTCCAACTTTTCCAGTGTACTCATGAATGACACAACTCCTCGAAGTGCTGGGATAGTAAATGGACAGCGTCGTCCTACTGAAGTGATTGGTAATGGTTCTCATGAACTTCATAGGATAGTTGGAGGTTTGTCTAGTACAGATCCTCAAGTTTCTAAGATGGGGTATCACTGTCAGAGAGATCAGTTGTCTGACTCTAGAAATTCAATGGAACTTCTAGGAAATGGAAGGAGAACACTTTCCAAACAAGAAGATTCAAGTCGTGCACTAGACCTTTCTTCTTTTAATAGGAAGAGCAAAGTTAGTTCTCCTATATCGGACCTTGTACATGTCAAGGTTGAACCTGTGGATAACAGTATGGATGAAACCACTGCAAATAATGGAATGGGTACTATGCCCCATAGTAGCACCACTCTGGTGAAAACTGAAATCGGAATTTCCAATGATTCTTCTGGAGATGAACTGGATCATATGCTGTTACGAGAGCGAATGAAGTTATTCTCTTCGAGAACGGTTCCTTCATTTGAGATAGGTAGAATTGCAGACTGCTCAAGGAAAATAGTTTCTTCTGTCTCTGATTGCACGCCCATCTCATCAGTGCCAGCTAAACCACTGAGGGTTAGTCGGCCACGGAAACGAAGGAAAACAGCCACGTAAAATTTCTTTTTCTGGCATCTGTATATACTCATATGTGTATATATTGATTTGTATTTGTCTACATTTACTATGGATGCCCCATTCCTcccttttctttatcttttttcaaTTATACTTCATTACTCAAAACTTCAACAGACAAATGCTCCcatgtatgtatatgtatttaCATTTACTATACACAATTTATCCTTTTCTTTCTCCAACAAACTGCAGAGAGTCAGTTGAAGTAGCAATGGAGGAAGATGCTCCTGGACTCTTGCAGGTATTTTCCCATCAAATTGCCATGCTCAAAATCAGGTGGTTCATAGCCTTTATTGATCTTAGCAGGTATTACTAGAAAAAGGCATATCTGTTGATGAGATTAAGCTGTACGGAGAAAATGAGAATAACGAGCCTCTTGATGATTTGACCTCGGAAGACAGCTTCTCAGAGCTTGAAGCTGTTATATCAAAGGTATGACCATATAGGTGCTAATGGCCTTTCTTGTCACTAATTTAGGAGGAAAGCTGCCTATGTTTGTGTGTGAGTTACCTCTTACCTGATGAAGCATGCAATAGGTATTAGTCACTCAGTGATCTGGAAAATGTTACTGACTGTTTGTTCATGAATTAGGGGTGGCTTTTGAGTTTCATAGCTATCATTTTCTTTTGTGCATGTCATTTCATCTATCCTTTCTCAAATATTTTAGCTATCTGAAAGTATCCTGATCCCTTGGCATGATTGCTT
Proteins encoded:
- the LOC104239851 gene encoding uncharacterized protein is translated as MAELCCSMDAAVKTEEEFERLPLKQRLKLLLASKRLLESSNVLQTSIDTFVKKEDEQCDSQNLHSAYSVQQEKLESLALQQNITGHVQQCFQQTGATMKTLKNYMNLSAEKVDTVESSPLQLSLSPKFPINVKVECVENSTVNSSSNLVNDSSSADGKETNSKKPDDFLDDLDFVVLKERQRILHSRKVQCLKTSILEDKPSNFSSVLMNDTTPRSAGIVNGQRRPTEVIGNGSHELHRIVGGLSSTDPQVSKMGYHCQRDQLSDSRNSMELLGNGRRTLSKQEDSSRALDLSSFNRKSKVSSPISDLVHVKVEPVDNSMDETTANNGMGTMPHSSTTLVKTEIGISNDSSGDELDHMLLRERMKLFSSRTVPSFEIGRIADCSRKIVSSVSDCTPISSVPAKPLRVSRPRKRRKTATESVEVAMEEDAPGLLQVLLEKGISVDEIKLYGENENNEPLDDLTSEDSFSELEAVISKLFSQRQSLLKLAPLQSTKGEKASYCLACLFSLVEQARYLHFRKWPVEWGWCRDLQSFIFVFERHNRIVLERPEYGYATYFFELMDSFPINWQIRRLVTAMKLTSCSRVNLIENRMLMVGEELSEGEARVLMAYGWVPNTGLGTMLNYCDRVFHDRKTERDSSEWRSKIGQMLIDGYNGGSLVGKAVDFSVALNCPQIKLELD